Proteins co-encoded in one Saprospira grandis genomic window:
- a CDS encoding MBL fold metallo-hydrolase encodes MAVVQAFTFNMFQENTYIVYDQSKACIIVDPGCYTAQEQNRLKLYIEERGLKPEAVVNTHCHLDHVFGNAFACKTWDIPLYVPEGEAAMLEAFPRVAQQYGVPNVTPSPKPNKLLKGGETFSFGQTSFKLLYCPGHSPASLCFYSEKDHLLLAGDVLFFGSIGRTDLPGGNYEILMQSIKEEILPLPDETVVYSGHGPKTTVGRERKMNPFIKEMR; translated from the coding sequence ATGGCTGTGGTTCAAGCTTTCACTTTTAATATGTTTCAGGAAAATACATATATAGTATATGACCAAAGCAAGGCATGTATCATTGTAGACCCTGGCTGCTACACCGCCCAAGAACAAAATCGCCTGAAGCTGTATATTGAGGAAAGGGGCCTTAAGCCCGAGGCTGTAGTGAATACGCATTGCCATTTGGACCATGTCTTTGGAAATGCCTTTGCCTGCAAAACTTGGGATATTCCCCTCTATGTACCCGAAGGCGAGGCCGCTATGCTCGAGGCTTTTCCTAGAGTGGCCCAACAATATGGGGTGCCCAATGTTACGCCTTCTCCAAAACCGAATAAACTGCTCAAAGGAGGCGAGACCTTTAGCTTTGGCCAAACGAGCTTTAAGCTGCTCTATTGCCCCGGCCACTCGCCCGCTAGCCTTTGCTTTTATTCGGAAAAGGACCATCTGCTCCTCGCGGGAGATGTGCTCTTTTTTGGTAGCATTGGCCGAACCGATTTGCCTGGCGGAAATTATGAGATCCTTATGCAATCTATTAAGGAGGAGATTTTACCTTTGCCCGATGAAACCGTAGTCTATTCGGGACATGGACCCAAAACGACCGTGGGCCGAGAACGCAAAATGAACCCTTTCATTAAAGAGATGCGCTAA
- the thiL gene encoding thiamine-phosphate kinase, producing the protein MKRTELKELGEFGLIDHLTKAFAHKHASTIKGVGDDAAAIRYASEGPLTLVSSDMLVEGIHFDLAYTPLKHLGYKAAVVNFSDIYAMNARPKQLLVNMALSNRFSVEAMEELYAGIQLACDIYGVDLVGGDTTSSLKGLVLSLTIMGEQAADKVVYRRGAKAGDLLCVTGHLGGAYLGLQLLEREKQIFMEQPDMEPDFDGEEELVGRLLKPEARQDIIAFFEEQKLVPTAMIDISDGLSSEALHLCKQSGLGLLLEEVHVPIKEKVYRKALDFNLDPLVCAMHGGEDYELLFCINPKDADKIKYNMDISIIGEMVPAADGIRLQTKGGKLMDLVAQGWTHH; encoded by the coding sequence ATGAAGCGAACAGAACTGAAAGAATTGGGAGAATTTGGTTTGATTGACCATCTAACAAAGGCCTTTGCGCATAAGCATGCTTCTACGATTAAGGGGGTGGGCGATGATGCCGCCGCCATTCGCTATGCTTCGGAAGGTCCACTAACCCTAGTCTCTAGCGATATGCTGGTAGAGGGAATCCATTTTGATTTGGCCTATACGCCCCTAAAACATTTGGGCTATAAGGCGGCTGTGGTCAATTTTTCAGATATCTATGCCATGAATGCTCGCCCCAAGCAGTTGTTGGTCAACATGGCCCTATCTAATCGTTTTTCGGTAGAAGCTATGGAGGAATTGTATGCGGGCATTCAGCTTGCTTGCGATATTTATGGCGTTGATCTGGTGGGCGGAGATACCACTTCTTCACTCAAAGGATTGGTGCTTAGCCTGACGATTATGGGCGAACAAGCCGCCGATAAGGTGGTCTACCGCCGTGGGGCCAAAGCTGGCGATTTGCTTTGTGTAACTGGGCATTTGGGCGGCGCTTATTTGGGCCTTCAGCTGCTAGAAAGAGAAAAGCAAATCTTTATGGAGCAGCCCGATATGGAACCCGATTTTGATGGCGAAGAGGAGCTGGTGGGCCGCCTACTCAAGCCCGAAGCTCGCCAAGATATTATTGCCTTTTTTGAGGAGCAAAAGCTGGTCCCCACCGCTATGATTGATATTTCGGACGGACTCTCTTCGGAGGCGCTACACCTTTGTAAGCAATCGGGCCTAGGGCTCTTGCTCGAAGAAGTGCATGTGCCGATTAAGGAAAAGGTCTACCGCAAAGCCCTAGATTTTAATCTGGACCCCTTGGTTTGTGCTATGCATGGCGGCGAAGATTATGAGCTGCTGTTTTGCATCAACCCCAAAGATGCCGATAAAATTAAGTACAATATGGATATTTCCATCATTGGGGAAATGGTGCCCGCCGCAGATGGCATCCGCCTACAAACCAAGGGCGGCAAGTTGATGGATTTGGTGGCCCAAGGTTGGACGCATCATTAG
- the hisS gene encoding histidine--tRNA ligase has protein sequence MKPKLVQGSRDFGPLQLRQRKYIFNTLRDIFSRFGFQEIETPALEMLSTLQGKYGDEGDQLLFKILNNGDYLNGKEVRKQSSPEELEKILAEKDSAALSPLIASRGLRYDLTVPFARFVVLNRNDIAFPFKRYQIQPVWRGDRPQKGRYREFYQCDVDVIGSDSLLYEAELLQVYDQAFAEFDVKVDIRLNNRKLLEALAQMIGQPELFMPITVAIDKLDKIEWKGVAQELEKLGLDEQQQQQIQAAIQAKSLEELAELFGPTNEVGQKGIAELQEVLAFLEGYSFSNNLVLDFSLARGLSYYTGCIFEVVVDTTAPGQEKVKMGSIGGGGRYDNLTAVFGWEGNSGVGCSFGAARIFDVMEELGRFEQIPADEVELFFLCMDEDSLKYGFSCLQACRAAGIKADIYPEAAKFKKQMKYANKRGLQKVVIIGESERTSGQLQLKNMETGEQSSASLEELIAQLKA, from the coding sequence ATGAAACCGAAATTAGTACAAGGTAGCCGCGACTTTGGTCCTTTGCAGCTCCGTCAACGCAAATATATTTTTAATACGCTCCGCGATATTTTTAGCCGCTTTGGCTTTCAGGAAATTGAAACGCCGGCCCTAGAAATGCTCAGTACCCTACAGGGCAAATATGGGGATGAAGGCGACCAACTGCTCTTTAAGATCCTCAATAATGGCGATTACCTCAATGGGAAAGAGGTGCGCAAACAAAGCAGCCCCGAGGAACTCGAAAAGATTTTGGCCGAGAAAGATAGTGCCGCCCTTAGCCCGCTGATCGCTAGCCGTGGCTTGCGCTACGACCTGACCGTTCCCTTTGCCCGCTTTGTGGTCCTCAACCGCAACGATATTGCCTTTCCCTTTAAGCGCTATCAAATTCAGCCCGTTTGGCGAGGCGACCGCCCCCAAAAAGGCCGATACAGAGAGTTTTATCAGTGTGATGTGGATGTGATTGGCTCGGACTCTCTGCTCTATGAGGCCGAACTCCTCCAGGTTTACGATCAGGCTTTTGCCGAATTTGATGTGAAGGTCGATATTCGCCTCAATAACCGCAAACTCCTAGAGGCCTTGGCCCAAATGATTGGCCAGCCTGAGCTCTTTATGCCCATTACCGTAGCTATCGATAAGCTGGACAAAATTGAGTGGAAAGGCGTGGCCCAAGAACTAGAAAAACTAGGCCTAGACGAGCAGCAACAACAGCAAATCCAAGCCGCTATTCAGGCCAAAAGCCTAGAGGAACTAGCCGAGCTTTTTGGGCCAACTAATGAAGTGGGCCAAAAGGGCATTGCCGAGCTGCAAGAGGTGCTGGCTTTCCTAGAGGGCTATAGCTTTAGCAATAATTTGGTCCTTGACTTTAGCCTGGCCCGTGGCCTGAGCTACTACACCGGCTGCATCTTTGAGGTGGTGGTCGATACAACTGCCCCCGGCCAAGAAAAGGTCAAGATGGGCAGCATTGGCGGCGGAGGACGCTATGATAACCTGACCGCAGTCTTTGGCTGGGAAGGAAACTCGGGCGTAGGTTGCTCTTTTGGGGCCGCCCGCATCTTTGATGTGATGGAGGAATTGGGCCGCTTTGAGCAGATCCCCGCCGATGAGGTCGAGCTGTTTTTCCTCTGTATGGATGAAGACTCGCTCAAGTATGGCTTTAGCTGCCTACAAGCTTGCCGAGCCGCTGGCATCAAGGCCGATATTTATCCAGAAGCGGCCAAGTTTAAAAAGCAGATGAAGTATGCCAACAAAAGAGGGCTGCAAAAAGTGGTCATTATTGGCGAGAGCGAAAGAACAAGCGGCCAGCTCCAACTGAAGAATATGGAAACGGGAGAACAGTCTAGCGCTAGCTTAGAAGAGCTGATTGCTCAACTCAAGGCCTAG
- a CDS encoding T9SS type A sorting domain-containing protein has translation MKQILFILLFLISQGLLAQQQDTSGFCPTGSIWVYKHAVQMYFPHYSMFSYEKDTLLNGQAVKKIRHDRVAYDYQYQNQQPYIAGHTISWQNDEFLYEQNDSIYFYLADSQQFYLLHDFSALVGDSLAIQQHRNACGNNSNYPLQDTLAILEQDTLTLGQWAFKRSYYNISSSILEDSTNQYFKGKIIHNIGGETTFFPYPNLRLCDPNVYIQGQTTELVCYQDDERGVLIDEVQEEWGCQSLITTVAQLADPSMAQNAPQVKLFPNPTQAQFYLQSQQPLLRYAIYQLNGQLVQQGSLNNSQENYQIAVPNLPAGLYILQLENEQQEVFYQKFRKQ, from the coding sequence ATGAAACAGATTTTATTTATCCTCCTCTTTCTTATTTCTCAAGGCCTACTGGCCCAACAACAAGATACCAGCGGCTTTTGCCCTACTGGCAGTATCTGGGTCTATAAGCATGCGGTGCAGATGTATTTCCCGCATTATAGCATGTTTAGCTATGAAAAAGATACGCTGCTCAATGGGCAGGCGGTCAAAAAGATTCGCCACGATCGAGTGGCCTATGACTATCAATACCAAAACCAGCAGCCCTATATTGCTGGACATACGATTAGCTGGCAGAATGATGAGTTTCTCTATGAGCAAAATGATAGCATTTATTTCTATCTGGCCGACAGCCAGCAGTTTTATCTCTTGCATGATTTTTCGGCCTTAGTGGGCGATAGTTTAGCTATTCAGCAGCACCGAAATGCCTGCGGAAACAATAGTAATTACCCGCTGCAAGATACTTTAGCCATTTTGGAGCAAGATACCTTAACTCTGGGCCAATGGGCCTTTAAACGCTCTTATTACAATATTTCTTCTAGCATCCTAGAGGATAGTACTAATCAGTATTTTAAGGGCAAAATCATTCACAATATCGGCGGCGAAACTACTTTTTTCCCTTATCCCAATCTACGCCTTTGTGACCCTAATGTTTACATTCAGGGCCAAACTACGGAGCTAGTCTGCTACCAAGATGATGAACGGGGTGTACTCATTGATGAGGTGCAAGAGGAATGGGGCTGCCAGAGCCTCATTACTACCGTAGCCCAATTGGCCGACCCTTCTATGGCCCAAAATGCTCCGCAGGTTAAACTATTTCCCAACCCCACTCAAGCGCAGTTTTATCTACAGAGCCAGCAGCCCCTTTTGCGCTACGCCATTTATCAACTCAATGGGCAGTTGGTCCAGCAAGGAAGCCTAAACAACAGCCAAGAAAACTACCAGATTGCCGTCCCCAATTTGCCTGCAGGACTCTATATCCTACAATTAGAAAACGAACAGCAAGAGGTTTTTTATCAAAAGTTTAGAAAGCAGTAG
- a CDS encoding reprolysin-like metallopeptidase, whose protein sequence is MRILSTIFLSCLMLTGLWAQGQELWQSQTEASIPVLGVRYIQPQAAAYYQLDLDQLQQLLDAAPMEFTPIAQMSQTLISLPMPDGSMQSFDIQESPIMEAALSERFPDIQTFNGRGVTDPSKSLRFDLTPAGFHAMILQADGPTIFIDPVYFKGDKRYYQVYYRSDFRSTVAKNFSCQTETPMSKGQTNKRPLLPKSFGSCELRTYRLALAATGEYTQFHGGTVADALAAQVVSMNRVNAVYERDLAVRMVIVADNYKIIYTNGSTDPYSNASGGAMLGENQTICDDSIGTANYDIGHVFSTGGGGVAYLQSVCNNNKAGGVTGSANPVGDPFDIDYVAHEMGHQFGANHTQNNACNRNGATAMEPGSASTIMGYAGICAPNVQNNSDDHFHGVSLEEMGAFITSSGHSCPTTTPLANNSPVVNNSTNTLVIPANTPFFLTGDAQDQDTADVLTYCWEQMDNQTATMPPLPTATVGPSFRSISPSSNPTRYFPNLADLSAGISPTWEVLSSVSRSYNFRLTVRDNASGGGCTDHVDLSVNVDANSGPFIINYPSATGISWIGTTQETVQWDVANTNNAPVNCTLVDILLSTDGGLTYPTVLATATANDGSEVITVPNTPSSTCRIMVRASGGNFFDISDNDFEITGASFGYNLSVAMDSLAGCPNSNGSYFVTVTGLLGYTDPVQLSLTGLPTGATASFGNANITPTDTTTLSIALGNAAAGDYSLNLIAQNASDTQSLNLMLSVLDGSLAAPSPQLPANQAQGVISPANFSWTASSSAGQSFGIEIATDANFTNIVESASNLSSPSYTSGNLSSNTTYYWRVSASNACSNSPNSAVFEFTTADCNIYAAADLPIAIPASGAPTISSNINIPNAGSIIDLNVVNLTGTHSWVSDLTFVLSSPSNSSATLFAQICGSDDDFDLNFDDAAASSQLPCPPVGGGTYQAEDLLSVFNGQNPAGTWTLSVSDGANQDGGSLDSWGLQVCVAAPSNANDAAILDITNLSGRYCNQGDFVPEIEIANFGASALTSLTINYTLDGGSPQSFNWSGNLATNATATVSLPQISVAAGTHSYSVELTAPNGQTDGDLSNNTAATSFTYVSPGQDVTVAITTDNFGSETTWEILNAQNFPIASGGPYQDGTANQTFSLANCLPEGCYTFIIYDSYGDGLNDGQNTGNFLLSDTSGTVLAEMGANFTDSTSRAFCIQPTAVEAIDGLALFEVFPNPASQTCFVQLQLEQQAEQAQLSLVNTLGQQLRQYTVTQNWQQQIDLRDLPAGVYYLRLQLDQKQQSRKLIIHR, encoded by the coding sequence ATGCGCATTTTATCCACTATTTTTCTTAGCTGTTTGATGCTGACGGGCTTATGGGCTCAGGGGCAAGAGCTTTGGCAAAGCCAAACAGAGGCGAGCATTCCCGTTTTGGGCGTTCGTTATATTCAGCCGCAGGCCGCAGCTTATTATCAATTAGATTTGGACCAATTGCAGCAGCTACTAGATGCGGCTCCTATGGAGTTTACGCCTATTGCGCAAATGAGCCAGACCCTCATCAGCCTGCCGATGCCCGATGGCAGTATGCAGAGCTTTGATATACAGGAGTCTCCGATTATGGAAGCGGCCCTATCGGAGCGTTTTCCCGATATCCAAACCTTTAATGGGCGAGGGGTTACGGACCCTAGTAAATCGCTTCGCTTTGACCTCACGCCTGCTGGCTTTCATGCCATGATTTTGCAGGCCGATGGGCCCACAATCTTTATTGATCCTGTCTATTTTAAGGGAGACAAGCGCTATTATCAGGTCTATTACCGCAGCGATTTCCGCTCTACGGTAGCCAAGAATTTTAGCTGCCAAACCGAAACGCCTATGAGCAAAGGCCAAACGAATAAGCGCCCACTTTTGCCTAAGTCTTTTGGTAGCTGTGAGCTACGTACCTACCGTCTGGCCCTAGCCGCCACTGGCGAATATACCCAGTTTCATGGGGGAACCGTAGCCGATGCCTTGGCCGCTCAGGTGGTGTCTATGAACCGTGTGAATGCCGTCTATGAAAGAGATTTGGCCGTTCGGATGGTCATTGTGGCCGATAACTATAAAATTATTTATACCAATGGAAGCACCGACCCCTATAGCAATGCGAGCGGTGGGGCCATGTTGGGCGAAAACCAGACGATCTGCGATGATTCTATTGGTACCGCCAACTACGATATTGGCCATGTGTTTTCTACCGGCGGTGGGGGAGTGGCCTACCTACAATCGGTCTGTAATAACAATAAGGCGGGTGGGGTAACCGGTAGCGCTAACCCTGTTGGCGACCCCTTTGATATTGACTATGTGGCCCATGAAATGGGGCATCAGTTTGGGGCCAACCATACCCAAAACAATGCTTGTAACCGCAATGGCGCCACGGCGATGGAGCCGGGCAGCGCCTCGACTATCATGGGCTATGCGGGCATTTGTGCACCCAATGTGCAAAATAATAGCGACGACCATTTTCATGGGGTATCCTTAGAAGAAATGGGGGCCTTTATTACGAGCAGCGGACATAGCTGCCCCACAACAACCCCCTTGGCTAACAATTCGCCAGTGGTCAATAATAGTACAAACACCCTAGTGATTCCAGCCAATACGCCTTTCTTCCTCACAGGAGATGCACAGGACCAAGACACCGCCGATGTATTGACCTATTGCTGGGAGCAAATGGATAACCAAACGGCCACTATGCCCCCTCTACCTACTGCTACGGTAGGGCCTAGCTTCCGTTCGATTTCGCCAAGCAGTAATCCTACTCGCTATTTTCCCAATTTGGCCGACCTAAGCGCAGGCATCAGCCCAACTTGGGAGGTCCTTTCTTCTGTATCTAGAAGCTATAATTTCCGCCTAACGGTGCGCGATAATGCAAGCGGGGGCGGCTGTACCGATCATGTGGACCTCTCGGTCAATGTAGATGCTAACTCTGGTCCTTTTATTATTAACTACCCCTCAGCTACAGGCATTAGCTGGATCGGCACCACCCAAGAAACCGTGCAATGGGATGTGGCCAATACGAATAATGCGCCCGTAAACTGTACCCTAGTGGATATTTTATTGTCTACCGATGGTGGTTTGACCTATCCCACTGTACTCGCTACAGCTACTGCCAATGATGGCTCCGAAGTGATTACGGTCCCCAACACCCCCTCTAGCACTTGCCGCATTATGGTTAGAGCTAGCGGAGGTAACTTCTTTGACATTTCAGATAATGATTTTGAAATCACAGGCGCTAGCTTTGGCTACAACCTCTCTGTAGCTATGGATAGCCTAGCGGGCTGCCCCAATAGCAACGGCAGCTATTTTGTGACGGTAACTGGACTTTTGGGCTATACCGACCCCGTTCAACTTAGTCTAACAGGCCTGCCAACAGGCGCTACGGCCAGCTTTGGCAATGCCAATATTACGCCCACAGATACCACGACTTTATCGATTGCTTTGGGCAATGCGGCAGCTGGAGACTATAGCCTTAATCTCATCGCTCAGAATGCTTCGGATACGCAAAGCCTCAACTTGATGCTTTCGGTTTTGGATGGTAGTTTGGCCGCGCCTAGCCCTCAACTGCCCGCTAACCAAGCCCAAGGCGTGATTAGTCCCGCTAACTTTAGCTGGACCGCCAGCAGTAGCGCAGGCCAAAGCTTCGGCATTGAGATCGCTACAGATGCTAACTTTACAAACATTGTAGAGTCGGCCAGCAACCTCAGCAGCCCTAGCTATACTTCTGGCAACCTGAGCTCTAATACGACTTACTACTGGCGAGTGTCGGCAAGTAATGCCTGTAGCAATTCGCCCAACTCTGCTGTCTTTGAGTTTACTACAGCCGACTGTAATATTTATGCCGCCGCCGATCTACCCATTGCTATTCCAGCTTCAGGAGCGCCCACTATTAGCTCCAATATCAATATCCCCAATGCGGGAAGCATTATTGATTTGAATGTGGTGAACTTGACGGGCACGCACTCTTGGGTTTCTGATTTGACCTTTGTGTTGAGCAGCCCTAGCAATAGCAGCGCTACGCTTTTTGCCCAAATTTGCGGAAGCGATGATGATTTTGATCTTAACTTTGATGATGCTGCGGCTAGCAGCCAATTGCCTTGTCCACCTGTTGGAGGAGGAACATATCAGGCCGAGGACCTTTTGTCTGTTTTCAATGGCCAAAACCCTGCAGGAACCTGGACCCTCAGCGTTTCGGATGGGGCCAACCAAGACGGCGGAAGCCTAGATAGCTGGGGCCTACAGGTTTGTGTAGCTGCGCCTAGCAATGCAAATGATGCCGCTATTTTGGACATTACTAACCTTTCGGGCCGCTATTGTAATCAAGGCGATTTTGTTCCCGAAATCGAAATTGCCAACTTTGGCGCTAGCGCTCTAACTAGCCTAACGATCAACTATACCCTAGATGGCGGCAGCCCGCAAAGCTTCAACTGGAGCGGCAACCTAGCCACCAACGCCACGGCTACAGTGAGCCTGCCGCAGATTAGCGTAGCCGCAGGAACACACAGCTATAGTGTCGAGCTAACAGCACCCAACGGACAAACCGATGGCGATTTGAGCAATAATACAGCAGCCACTAGCTTTACCTATGTGAGTCCGGGCCAAGATGTAACTGTAGCCATTACTACCGATAACTTTGGTAGCGAAACAACTTGGGAAATCCTCAATGCACAGAACTTCCCGATCGCTAGCGGTGGCCCTTATCAAGATGGTACGGCCAACCAAACCTTTAGCTTGGCCAATTGTCTGCCCGAGGGTTGCTATACCTTCATTATCTATGATAGCTATGGAGATGGTTTGAATGATGGACAGAATACTGGAAACTTTCTGCTAAGCGATACTTCAGGTACGGTCTTGGCCGAAATGGGAGCGAATTTCACCGATTCTACCAGCCGCGCTTTCTGTATCCAACCCACGGCGGTGGAGGCGATTGACGGCCTTGCTTTGTTTGAGGTATTCCCCAATCCCGCCAGCCAAACTTGCTTTGTGCAGTTGCAGTTGGAGCAGCAGGCAGAACAGGCCCAGCTTTCTTTGGTCAATACTTTGGGCCAGCAGTTGCGCCAATATACCGTAACGCAAAACTGGCAGCAGCAAATTGATCTCCGCGATCTGCCCGCTGGCGTCTACTATTTGCGTCTGCAATTGGACCAAAAACAACAGAGCCGCAAATTGATTATTCATCGCTAA
- a CDS encoding cryptochrome/photolyase family protein: MKIALVFPHQLYEQPAALAGVEQVYLIELPLFFKQYNFHKQKLILHRASMRAYADELRAQGHQLHYIQAFELDHIGDWLAEQNWPKGSQLQLSHPSDDWLLQRLKEGAKTAGFQLKIFENPNFMLSLKALDTAFGKRYFMNDFYINLRKEWKIMLDAEGQPWGEKWNLDAENRKKLPVKQAIPPEYQPLEDDYLADAKAYVRQYFGKNLGKAEPFCYATTRTEARRALALFLKDRMALFGPYEDAMSRRGSQLFHSMLSPYINLGLLSPQEVVSAALSAHEEENFPLNSLEGFIRQIMGWREYMRGIYEREGRKERSSNFWGFTKRPMPAVFYNGKTGLLPLDHAIQKLKARAYNHHIERLMLLGNCFLLCEIHPDEVYRWFMEHYIDAYDWVMVPNIYGMSQFADGGLICSKPYISGSNYIRKMSDFPKGDWMAIWDGLYWRFIQKYRAVFLKNYRMAMMVRLWDKMSPEKQAKHLRIAEDWLAQVWA; the protein is encoded by the coding sequence ATGAAAATAGCCCTCGTTTTTCCGCACCAACTATATGAGCAGCCCGCCGCCCTAGCTGGGGTAGAGCAGGTCTATCTAATAGAGCTGCCGCTCTTTTTCAAACAGTATAATTTTCATAAGCAAAAGCTCATTTTGCATCGGGCCAGTATGCGCGCCTATGCCGATGAGCTGCGGGCGCAGGGGCATCAGCTCCACTATATCCAAGCCTTCGAGTTGGACCATATTGGCGATTGGCTGGCCGAGCAAAATTGGCCCAAAGGCAGCCAGCTCCAACTTAGCCACCCTAGCGACGACTGGCTGCTGCAAAGGCTAAAAGAAGGGGCCAAAACTGCAGGTTTTCAGCTCAAGATATTCGAGAATCCCAATTTTATGCTCTCGCTCAAGGCCCTAGATACTGCCTTCGGAAAGCGCTATTTTATGAATGATTTCTATATCAATTTGCGCAAAGAATGGAAAATCATGTTAGATGCAGAGGGCCAGCCCTGGGGCGAAAAATGGAACCTAGATGCAGAGAATAGAAAAAAACTGCCCGTCAAACAAGCTATTCCCCCAGAGTACCAACCCCTAGAAGACGACTATCTGGCCGATGCCAAAGCTTATGTGAGGCAATATTTTGGCAAAAACCTAGGCAAGGCCGAGCCCTTTTGCTATGCCACAACAAGGACCGAGGCCAGACGAGCTCTGGCCCTTTTCCTAAAAGATCGCATGGCCCTTTTTGGTCCCTATGAAGATGCTATGAGCCGAAGAGGTAGCCAACTCTTTCATTCTATGCTGAGCCCTTATATTAACTTGGGCTTGCTCTCGCCCCAAGAGGTAGTTTCGGCGGCACTCTCCGCTCATGAAGAAGAAAATTTCCCCCTCAACTCCTTAGAGGGCTTCATTCGGCAAATAATGGGCTGGAGAGAATATATGCGAGGCATCTATGAGCGAGAAGGCCGCAAAGAGCGAAGTTCCAACTTTTGGGGCTTTACCAAACGCCCTATGCCCGCTGTTTTTTATAATGGAAAAACAGGCCTGCTGCCTTTGGACCATGCCATTCAAAAGCTGAAAGCTAGGGCCTACAACCACCATATAGAACGCCTTATGCTCTTGGGCAACTGCTTCCTCCTCTGCGAAATTCATCCCGATGAAGTCTATCGCTGGTTTATGGAGCACTATATAGATGCCTACGATTGGGTGATGGTCCCGAATATTTACGGCATGAGTCAGTTTGCCGATGGAGGCCTCATTTGCAGCAAACCCTATATTTCGGGCTCCAATTATATTCGCAAAATGAGCGACTTCCCCAAAGGGGATTGGATGGCCATTTGGGACGGCCTGTACTGGCGCTTCATTCAAAAGTATAGAGCGGTCTTCTTAAAAAATTATCGCATGGCGATGATGGTCCGCCTTTGGGATAAAATGAGCCCAGAAAAACAGGCCAAGCACCTTAGGATTGCCGAGGATTGGCTGGCCCAAGTCTGGGCCTAA
- a CDS encoding class I SAM-dependent methyltransferase has product MSEKDTAIQQFIQLLSAALAQKNLIKLSLSKGAEGCAQKILGRPIALKKGLALQATYRYPTQDKVKNYLLAELEQQLQAWLKEYKAAYMKTTTEEIQLLFNRRGKARLQRKKMAQKAAPAPLSHNRKKQYLITADRPFLQALGITDAKGRVKDKQQDKFRQINKYVEIMQAQLEQTNLLGQKESLRIVDMGSGKGYLSFALVDFLMQQGQEVELLGVELRPELVEFCQQLSHTLGWQQNIRFMAMDIADFPKELKIDVLIALHACNLATDYALHKGLLQGAELLVVAPCCHKEVRQQIQAVAPQWRFPLKQGIFQERQAELLTDSIRALLLEHQGYQAKAFEFISGQHTAKNLMLAAQKRPQGIESEEQDRILVELQTLAAEFGIKEQELAKRLGIVLV; this is encoded by the coding sequence ATGTCTGAAAAAGATACTGCAATCCAGCAATTTATACAATTGCTTTCAGCGGCTTTGGCCCAAAAAAATCTAATCAAACTAAGCTTAAGTAAGGGGGCAGAAGGCTGCGCCCAGAAGATTTTGGGCCGTCCTATTGCCCTGAAAAAAGGCTTGGCCCTACAAGCTACCTATCGCTATCCTACACAGGATAAGGTCAAAAACTATCTGCTGGCAGAATTAGAGCAGCAGCTGCAAGCTTGGCTAAAAGAGTATAAAGCCGCTTATATGAAAACGACCACAGAGGAGATTCAACTGCTCTTTAACCGCAGAGGAAAGGCTCGTTTGCAACGGAAAAAAATGGCCCAAAAGGCCGCTCCCGCTCCGCTTAGCCATAACCGCAAAAAGCAATATCTCATTACTGCCGATCGGCCCTTTTTGCAGGCCTTGGGCATTACAGATGCCAAGGGAAGGGTCAAGGACAAGCAGCAGGATAAGTTTCGGCAGATCAATAAGTATGTAGAAATTATGCAGGCCCAATTGGAACAAACCAACTTGCTGGGCCAAAAAGAAAGCTTGCGCATTGTCGATATGGGCAGTGGTAAGGGCTACCTTAGTTTCGCCTTGGTGGATTTTCTTATGCAGCAAGGCCAAGAAGTGGAGCTTTTGGGGGTAGAGCTTCGGCCCGAACTGGTGGAGTTTTGCCAGCAGTTGAGTCATACACTAGGCTGGCAGCAAAATATCCGCTTTATGGCTATGGATATTGCCGACTTTCCCAAGGAGCTAAAAATAGATGTTTTAATTGCCTTGCATGCTTGTAATCTCGCTACAGATTATGCGCTGCATAAGGGCCTTTTGCAAGGGGCCGAGCTATTAGTGGTAGCGCCCTGCTGCCATAAAGAAGTTCGCCAACAGATTCAAGCGGTGGCTCCACAATGGCGCTTTCCGCTCAAACAGGGCATTTTTCAAGAGCGACAAGCCGAGCTATTAACCGATAGCATACGGGCCTTATTATTAGAACATCAGGGCTATCAGGCCAAGGCCTTTGAGTTTATTTCGGGCCAGCATACCGCCAAAAACCTGATGTTGGCGGCCCAAAAACGCCCACAAGGAATAGAAAGTGAGGAGCAGGACCGCATTTTGGTCGAGCTTCAGACACTAGCTGCCGAATTTGGCATCAAGGAACAAGAATTGGCCAAACGCCTAGGGATTGTTTTGGTATAG